The following is a genomic window from Pan paniscus chromosome 6, NHGRI_mPanPan1-v2.0_pri, whole genome shotgun sequence.
GTTTACTTTTAGGCCTCAGAGCTTTGGAAAAAAggtgcttttttcttttgaacagGTTTTCTTACGATCACTTATTTTGATTTAGAAAAATTCTCGTCCTAGAATTTAAACAAGAACAGGAGGATCCTAATTTCTTATTTGTCGACATACCCCAAAAGCCCTCCTCATCCACCCAATTTCACAAATGGCTCAATCTGTCTGGTATAGCTTTAGGGATAATCACTAGCTTCTTGTACTTGTGACCATGAGGTCTAAGCAAAGGGCACATTACCAAGGAATGAAACACGTGCTAACTTATCAGGGTGCACGAGCACCACCTAGTGGCCTTGAACTAACTCAACAGCTTCTTCGAAAGAAAGAGGATCCAAAGGTCCAAGGCCTCTCTCAGTGGTGAGTTGCATACACATGCATGAAAGCACCAGGATTCAACTTCCGCAAAACTCAATCTGTAGGTAGTTCTGATTAGTACTTTGATCTTCTTTTTGGAAAGAGAAGACTATTTATAGGGCAAGAAAACGGAGTGTTAGACACTGAGGACTCTTGGCTCTTTTTGGCAGATCTGCAGCAGTATGCACGTATGTGAGTGGTGAGCTAACACCCTTCCTTTCAGTTGAATAGGAATATGTAAAAGCTAGACACATCATCACAAAATGAGTGACATAAACTATCTTCCCGTTTGGAGGATAGAAAGTCTAAGAAGTCCGAGGAGAATTTAGTTTCTCCTTTAGTATATGTGCTAAACCACTTTCTACATAATATTCTCCCCTCGAGTAGGCAGGGACCATCTCTTTTTCTACATGTATAGCAAACAAATCTGGTAAATTTTTTATTCCTTATAACTGTTGgttattatactttttttgtttttttagacacagggtctcactctgttgcctaggctagagtgcagtggtgcgatcacagctcactgcagcctcaagctcctgggctcaggtgatcctcccacttcagcttcctaggaggctgggactacaggttgcatgccaccatgcctggctattattattttggtagcgacaggcttttgccatgttgcccaggctggtgtggtctcaaactcctgggctcaagtgatccttccaactcagcctcccaaagtgctgcgattgtAGGTGTGAGCTATAGACACATAGCTCGGctattacatacatttttaaaataaaaataatacttgctGACTGGGGAAGACTtgaaaaatgcagaaaagcaggatttttttttttttgagacagagtctcactctgttgtccaggatggagtgcagtggtgtgatctcagctcactgcacccccacctcctgggttcaagcgattctcctgcctcagcctcctgagtagctgggattacaggtgcctgccatcacacaagactaatttttgtatttttagtagagatgggtttttgccatgttggccaggctggtctcgaactcctgacctcaagtgacctgtccacctcggcctctcatagaaaaatagaaattaacagCAAAGTAAACACATAGCTCACAGTCCCCCTACTAAACACAGTCACTGCTACCATGTTATTATTTAGTAAGCATCCACCCTGAGTACACACTCTGGAACCAGGCTTGCCTTGGTTTAAATCTCAAGTGGGCCATTTAATAGCTACGAACTGGACACATTACTTAGCCTTCTTGGTGCCTCGATTTCCTCAGCTCTAAGATGGGCATAAAAGCAGCTCTGCAGGAGAGggctattatgaggattaaagaaattaatatatgtaaagctttTAGAATATAGTGCCTATATATAGTAAACACTGCCTGCGTTAACCATTACTTCCCCTCTCTTTTTCCTCCAGCTCCTTACTGTTATTAGAACTATGCACCAGGGATCCTGCTAGAAACTAACATCTTGGTTTGTTTTCACCTAGTTTTTGCCTTTGTGTAGtttctttctgtcctttcttAGTAGCGGAAACTATACTAAaacataattttgtattttttaaagttttgctatATTGTAATATTAACTTATTCATTGTAAAATTTGTAATGACTGGTAAATGCTATTATATTAACGTAACTGTTTAGCCTGGTGTATGATGATGtagtgtccggaattggtggattcttggtctcactgacttcaagaatgaagctgcagaccctcgcggtgagtgttacagttcttaaaggtggtgtgtccGGAGGTTGTTCCTTCTGATATTCAgacgtgttcggagtttctttcttctggcgggttcatggtctcactggcttcaggagtgaagctacagaccttcgcggtgagtgttgcagctcataaggcagcacgtctggagttgttcattcttccaatgggttcgtggtctcgttggcctcaggagtgaagctgcagccCGTTGCAGTGAGCGTTACAGCTCACAAAGACAACACAAACCCAAACAGTGAACAGCAGAAAGATTTATTGcaaacagcaaaagaacaaagcttccacaacaTGGAACTAGACCCTTGGGCAGCCTGCAACTAGAcccttgggcagcctgcttttattcccttatctggccccacccacatcttgctgattggtccattttacagagagctgatcggtctgttttacagagagcttattggtccgttttgacagagtgctgattggtgtatttacaatcccttagctagacataaaggttctccaactccctaccagattagctagacacagagcgctgcttgaactagacacagagtgctgattggtgcatttacaatcctccagctagacataaaagttctccaagtccccaccagattagctagacacagagcactgattggtgtgttcacaaacctcgagctagacacagagtgctgactggtgtattcacaatcccttagctagacataaaggttctccaagtccccaccagattagctagacacagagcactgattggtgtgttcacaaacctcgagctagacacagagggctgactggtgtattcacaatcccttagctagacataaaggttctccaagtccccactagactcacgagcccagctggcttcacctcgtGGATCCTGCACTGGGCTGCAGGCGGAGCTGCCTCCCAGTCCCGCACCGTgcacccacactcctcagcccttgggcagtccgTGGGACTGGGCGCAgcagagcagggggtggtgctcgttgGGGAGGCTTGGGCTGCGCAGGAGCCCACAGTGGGGGTGAGGCTAGGGCATGACAGGCTGCAGGTTCTGAGCCGTGCCCACCGGGAAGGCAGCTGAGGCCTGGCGAGAATTTGAGCGCAGTGCCGgcaggctggcactgctgggggacctggtgcaccctctgcagctgctggcctgggtgctaaacccctccctccctgctggcCGGCCGCTCCAagtgcagggcccgccaagcccacctCCCACCAGAAGCTCACGCTGGCTCGCCACTCTCACTCCACACCTCCCTGGGAAGGGAGGGAGCCGGTtctggcctcggccagcccagagaggggctcccacagcgcagcggcgggctgaagggctcctcaagcgcagcCAGAGTGGGTGCCGAGGCCAAGGAGGCACCTAGAGTGAGAGAGGGCTGCCAGCACTTCGTCACCTCTGAATGACACAGTTTGGATATGTGGATTTTTATTAACATGCAAAATgaagataaacattttttaaaaaggcaaacataaggcaggcgtggtggctcacgtctgtaatcccagcactttgggaggccaaggcgggtggatcacctgaggtcaggagtttgataccagcctggccaacatgatgaaaccccatctctactaaaaatacaaaaaattagctgggtgtggtggcaggcccctgtaatcccagctacttaggaggctgaagcaggagaatcgcttgaacccaggaggtggaggttgtagtgagccgagattgcgccattgcactccagcttgggcaacaggagtaaaactccatctcaaaaaagaaaagctaacatAAAGATTTACAAAAGAATGTAACACGATGTATTTTGGAATCCTGTTCTCCTGTTCtggttatatttccatgttggctagtagattcatttttttttctctcatcaaGCACCACCTATGCATCTATGTACAGGGTGTGATGCTGAATGCTGGGACTATAACACTAAATAAGGGATTTTCCTGGAGAAACGTGAAGAGACACTCAAAGTGATGCAGGGGAAACACTGGGAAGAGCAATCACCTCTGCCTGATGAAGCTGAAATTTAAGCTGGTATTGGAGGGTGACAGGAATTTGCTGGGAAAGGACGTGGAATAAAGTATTCTAGGCAGAAGAGTCAGCAATGAGTAAAAATCTAAGTTGGGAGTAAGCCTAGTGTGTCCATAAAGCATTGTAGTAATGCCTGTAAAGAAGTGTAGTGTGCATGGTGAATGGAAAGAGGCAGGTGGGAAAAGAAGACTGACAACACACTTTTGGGCCCAACACTTCAACAGGTTTGGGCCAAgacctgaaaaacaaaaacagaaacaaaagggaATAAATCTAGGTTTTAAGTCAGGGAAGTAAACTGTTTTGGAAAGATAATATTGGTAAGAGACAGAATGGACAGGAAGACAGCTAGATTGTAGGTACTGACATTAGTGATGAGGCTGGTACATAAATTAAAATCTGGGTGATTAGAATGAAAGGAGGCCAGACTCAAACTGTTTGAAAGATGTAAAGCAACTCAGTTAGAAGTAGGGTATGATGGCACAGGAAGGGCAGAGGAAGACTTAATGTTTCCAGCTATGGATGAACAGGGATGACATTAATAGGTGAGATCATCTGGtcagaatataaaaacaaagagGTCCAACAGTGAAACTCTGGGGAATCCCTACATCTAAGCAGCAGTCAGAGTCGGGGAGAGTTAGCAAAATGATAGGGAATAGTAATGAGCGGACAAGAAAAAGTGTTGCtggagaaggcaaggagaaggGATTGTATAAGCAGTGAATTGTTCATGTCCAATGATGGAGAGGAGACAAATGATAGGACTGAAAACAAGTCAGTGATGGACAGTTGTGTGACTGGCTATCAGTGACTTTAGCAAAAAGTAGTTTAAAGGTGGAGAGTGCATGAGAAATTAAGAATTTGAGACAGTGATGGCAGACTCGTGCTCCAGCATGTTTGTTCAGAAAAGGCATTACGTAGGGGCAAAATCAAGAAAGGCAACTGTTGCGGTAAAGTATCTTCATGACAGAGATTTGAGAATTTCTGTAGAACAAGAAGCCTGATTGGTGGATcactttctacacacacacacacacacacacacacacacacacacacacacacacacacacacactctctctctctctctctctctcctgtatcTTAGACTGGAACCTTAGTTCTAAGAACTAAGCTCTAACCTTAGTTGGAAGAGGGTAGAATCACAACTTAGACTTGGCTGAAGGCTTTTATTTTGGTTTCCCACAAAGCAGTTAATAAGTAGTGTAAAGGATATATATTAGGTAAGGACGCAGGTATGTGCATTCAGCTGCCCACTCCCTTTACATATCACAACATTTTTGGTGGCCTCAGCAGTTCTAGTAACTAAAATGTCAGAAAAGTGTGGTTCTGTGGGCTTCCTTATCACCCTTTTTAAAAACCTCAGATATATTAGCAACCAGAAGTAACTTATTTTAGATGAAATTTGTTTCTAAGGAAGCCACACCACTCAGTCTAATGTCTGGGTTCTGGGCCTTGAAACTCTGGCTGTGCCAGCTCTGGGGCAATCTTGCTTTACCATTTTTCATTTATGCTCATGCAGGGTATTCTCATGGGAAGACCTGGCAGACCTACAACATGTGAGGCAAGGCAAGAGACCCAAGGCCAGTAAGCTCTTTCCCTTCATTCTTGGTTCTAGTACAGAGGCTCATGTTCATGGAACACAGGTAGAATCAGCATGCCATTAACATTCCTCTGCAGTCCAGGAACTtctatatttcatgtttttagagacggggtattgctctgttacccaggctgaagtagaGTGGGGTGAtcttatctcactgcagcctcaaccttctgcactcaagtgatcctcccagctcagcttcccaagtagcgaAGACTACAGGGACTTAACACCATGCCtgtcggatttttttttttttttttttttggagacagagtcttgctctgtcacccaggctggagagtagcagcacaatcttggctcactgcaacctccgcttcctaggctcaagcaatccttgtgcctcagcctccccagtagctgggattacaggcatgcaccaccatgcctggctcattttttgtattttagcagagacggggtttcaccatgttgcccaggctggtctcgaactcctgaggtcaggcaatccacctgctttggcctcccagagtgttaggattacaggcatgagccactgcacccagcggatttttttcattttactagagacaaagtctcactatgttgcccagtctggtcttgaactcttggactcaagtgatcctcctgtcttcacctcccaaagtgttgagattacaggtgtgagccactgtgcctggccccttctgtattttttaaaaggcaaaacaagTTCGAGAGATGTTTTCAATCCAATAGTCTCAACTAGCTAATTCTcctgatttcattttctataaaaatctGTACAAACACACCATATGTAGCCAATGGTGGCAATGGGTGTTATCTTCAGGGAATCTTATCAGGAAAAGCCTAGATAAAAATCTCAAGATTTACCACACCTATGACATTTTTACTTAGGGTGGCCTTGAGATGCATCCTTAGAGGTATTTCATATGTATATGCACGGCACAGCAACATTAAAAAGACTTTAGAGGCTGCTTATAATACCCATATTCCATGTGGAGTTGAGATTTGGGCtgtgtccataaacatggaaacatatattAACAAGACAAACTAGTAAATCTCTGAAAACAGTCTTCACATCTGGAGAGATCGAAGAGCTTTTTTTAGCCAGCTGTCAAATGGCACTGGTATCTTCAGCAGGGGTTTTAATAAATCCTGAAACTTAATATGGCTTTCTGATTTTAAATCTGTTGCTTCAATTTCTTAATGTTCTTCTGTGAACTTTGAGGAGGGTCATAGTACAGTATACATTTTTAATCTCTTGAAAAGATACACTTTGTCAGATTCTTCATCTCAATATGCCTGTCTTTCAGCTTAGATGGTAGGTATAAATAGGGGTGAAAGAGCAATTAAGGCTACCAATGAGGGACAATTATTTCAGTgcctttgaagtcaggtatctcATATAAACTTGTGTTTCAGGTGAATAAAAGTGCTGAGAAATCCTCTCCTGATTCTGAGTTTAGATCCTGGAGTAAAAATTTGAATCTAATTTTGTCCATGCTAGACTATTACCTCAAGGTAATATAGAAGTCAGTGGTTTCAGTGTTTTACTCCTATGTGAATATGAAAAATACTGCAGTTTAAAATAATCTGGCACACTGTTAGGCAATATTACTAACTCCTTACTACTTAGAAAAACTAAGTAGGTATTTTCCTTAGACTttagcataaaatatattttctatgctTTTCATAAAACTGAATGTCCTTACTTTTAATTAACACAAAACTAAAACACATTTTAGTATTTTGCTGTTAACCATTTAATCAACAGCATAAACACTGCTTCAGTTTCTCACAGTCTCTTAATTtcaatatatatctacatatctatatctatatatctgtctgtGTGTCTATATTTACGTTAACtattaagttatttttataactttggtTTGGTGAGGTCCTGACCACCTAATAGTGACAGGAGGTAGAAGTAGGGGTAGGTCCTTACAAAATATGTTTAATTCTTGTTCACTTTTGCTAATGAGTCTGAAAACACTTCATTTTGACCACAAGTTTGGAAATGTCAATGACAATAGAAATTTCTGACCATATCttaaaactacataaaaattaCCAGTGACAAAGAAAAAAGGCTTATATTACATTTAATAGTGTTAATTTTGAAGACAATAGTGTTAATTTCAAACTTCCATAAAGGGTAACCCTACAGTTGAGGTGTTTGATGTAGAAACCAGTACAAATTTCAATTGTTAGGAAACCAAATGTTCTGAACATTATTTTCATTAGAAAAGGGAAGGTAATTTTATAGCTGTTTGAGGTGTTGTAATACATCTACTGATAGGCCCAGCTGTTTAACTAAACTGGCTGTCTGTTCCAAAATCCATGTGGGGCTTGGGTTTTCTGAATGTGCATGCTCCTGTGTTCTACAACATTCTACATATGAACAATCTATCCCACTATGGCTCTTGCTACAGTTTTTGTTAAACTCAGCATTATTTTCACAGAGTCTTTCATCTTTAGCTTCATCAATCTTTTTCTCAGCTGGAACTACATGACAAAGGTCCATATCCTCAATGGAGTCCAATAAATCTACAACATGGGACGGTGGAGTGATTGATTTCAGATGTTTGAGCACATACTCTTCACACTGGCCAACTGCATCCAGAagattgtttattttattgatcAAAGTTGAATTATTATTATGAAGGTGACACCAGGAGAGCAAAGCACTGAACAAAAGTATAAACAAGGGTTAAATAGCAAAATAGGACTTAAAAATATAAGACTATCTTTCAATAACCAACGATTGGACTTAATCATAAAACTGTTTATAATTCATAACCCCTCTTTCACAATTCTATATACGCTTTtcctgattttatatttttctcttatgaCTATGTAATATCTGTTGAAGATGAATACAACTCcgagaaagaaaaattagtttcTTCTTTAAGGACATTAAACAGCTTCTTAACTAGCAATTCTCAATCATggatgcacattagaatcacctgaagagCTCTGAACCCTATCAAGGCCCAGATTATACTCCacaccaattaaatcagaatctcaggggttatcttttttttaagtttcagagTTAAGGTGCAACCAAAGTTGAAAACCATCGTTCTAAGCACATAGTTGCTTGCCATCAAGAatgaaggttagagaaaaaaagttttcaagaGACTTCACTTTCCTGGGCTTATGTCACAGAGTAGAAACTGTTTGCTGAACTACTAACAATTTCCTTGAAAAAGGTAAAAATTCTTCTAGTCCTAACAGATTTAATATTATAGTCATGTCATAAAATAATGATTatgaaaagtatttaaaaatagaatccatTGATATAAAAGATTCAGCAGTAGCTTTCTAAGGTTATGTAACATCAACTTGATGATGTGAATATTCACATTGTTTTCCTACTGTAGCAGACTAAATTCTGGTTCCTAATAGTTGGATTTTCTAAAATcccaaatacaataaaattttcgGTTTGTTTTGGTAACTTTTATCATCTACTCTTCTTTAAAATTAGCGATTccttgaagcatttttttttttttctctaccaaGGACAGTGTAAAGGGTAtaaagcaggggtgtccaatcttttggctttcctgggccacattggaagaactgtcttgggccacacataaaatacattaacactaatgatagctgatgagttaaaaaaaaaaaaagaaaaaagaaaaaatatcatgaaaaaaatttcataatgctcatattgttttaagaaagtttatgaatttgtgttgggccatattcaaagccgtcctgggccacatgtgatATGCAGGCCActggttggacaagcttggtatAGAGCATCAAACTGGACAAGGCTGCTAGGCTCCTGGCTCTGTGTATCATTTGACCATTTGGCTCCGATATATGCCATTATTGCAATGGCATCCTGACAAGTATTCAATGTTCAGGACTAAAGTAAATTAAATcaattttatcttaattaccAACTATTTTCATCATGTACTTCTAGTCTAGAGGTCTGTCATATTGTGTGGAAGTACTAAAAGTTTTATTCAAAATCTGAAGACCTTTCAATGAGATAGATAATTGTTCAGGTAGCAGAAGTATACATCTTCTTACCATTTCTTTGCACGAAAAGACAATATGTAGTTCACACATTAAAGTAGATGAGCTGATAAAGATTTTGACTTTTTGAAGGCGATATAATTCTATGATCTGCGACACGCTTTAGTGTATTTAGCACCAGGAAAAGCATTTCAGTTTAAACACTTTATTTATACAGAAACATCCTCCAGTAGTATTGAGGTTAAAATGATTCAGCATTTAGACTTTAAAAATTACCTCAATGTTCCTCGGAGTCGTCCATAGTTTAAAATGACTTCTGCACCTTCCTTATAACCTTGATTGAAGCCCTGTTGAAGAGTAACTGCTTTGCCAGCATCTATTCCATCTCTATAACCTTCCTAAAAATAAGTAATGGAGAAGTGCAGCTGTAACTAAGTATATACATGTAGGCTTTTCTAGAAAAGTACAGAACCAATTTAGAAAGCAGATGAATTAGGCCTTTACCGTGTTACTGACCATAATATGGCATAACAATATAACTAAAGCAGACTATGCTTCTCCTAAGTTTATTATTGGTTTATCATTACTTATCCCACTTTTGAAGTCTAGAGTTACCGGGCAATTTTTCAAACACTGATagtcacagtttttaaaaaacctagTGTTGGGCCGCCACGCTTGCTGTGAGGTGGGCAAGCGGCAGACATGGCACCCTCCAGGAGTCTTGCAGTTCCGCTGGCAGTCCTGGTACTGTTGCTTGGGGGTGCTCCCTGGACCCACAGGCGGCAGAGCAACGTACGCATCATCACAGACAAGAACTGGAGAGAGCTGCTGGAAGGAGGCTGGATGATACAATTTTATGCCCCGTGGTGCCCTGCTTGTCAAAACCATTAACCGGAATGGGAAAGTTTTGCTGAATGGGGAGAAGATCTGAGGTTAATGTTGTGAAAGTAGATGTCACAGAGCAGCCAGGACTGACTGGACAGTTTACAATAACTGCTCTTCCTACTAtttatcattgtaaagatggtGAATTTAGGCATCCTCAGGGTCCAAGGACTCAGAAGGACTTCATAAACTTTATAAGTGATAAAGAGTGGAAGAGTATTGAACCCGTTTCATCATGGTTTGGTTCAGGTTCTGTTCAGA
Proteins encoded in this region:
- the YAE1 gene encoding protein YAE1 homolog isoform X2; the protein is MSWVQAASLIQGPGDKGDVFDEEADESLLAQREWQSNMQRRVKEGYRDGIDAGKAVTLQQGFNQGYKEGAEVILNYGRLRGTLSALLSWCHLHNNNSTLINKINNLLDAVGQCEEYVLKHLKSITPPSHVVDLLDSIEDMDLCHVVPAEKKIDEAKDERLCENNAEFNKNCSKSHSGIDCSYVECCRTQEHAHSENPSPTWILEQTASLVKQLGLSVDVLQHLKQL